In Erpetoichthys calabaricus chromosome 4, fErpCal1.3, whole genome shotgun sequence, one genomic interval encodes:
- the LOC114650046 gene encoding uncharacterized protein C3orf85-like produces MQLLLSHRMASFTWKQAAIVSFVLSGVLSAPFMQEEDANQFIRLKRQAQYTHDGYWDPNGANNVWGYTIREQANEYWNFLRTTAQYYMDMGAFFDASVADENNRLYMDMLRNVGAHIHGQAEGN; encoded by the exons ATGCAACTCCTTTTATCCCACAGGATGGCTTCCTTTACGTGGAAACAAGCGGCGATCGTGTCATTTGTGCTGAGTG GTGTGTTAAGTGCACCGTTTATGCAAGAAGAAGATGCAAATCAGTTCATTCGCCTTAAAAGACAAGCTCAATATACACATGATGGATACTGGGACCCTAATGGTGCAAATAATGTATGGGGCTACACAATCAGGGAACag GCAAATGAATACTGGAATTTCCTGAGAACGACTGCCCAATATTATATGGACATGGGCGCCTTTTTTGATGCATCTGTTGCTGA TGAAAACAACAGGCTGTACATGGATATGCTGAGGAACGTTGGAGCTCACATTCATGGCCAAGCTGAAGGAAACTGA